ATACCTGGAGCCACACGATTGACAATTCAAGCGAGGTATTCAACTTCGATACTGGAAACTCCGTGACTGTCGCCCAGAATCCGCTAAATATCACACGCGCTGAACGCGGGAATTCCGGCTTCGATGTGCGGCATCTATTTGCGGCCTCGTGGATCTGGGATCTGCCCTTCCTCCGGGACCAACGCGGGGTTCTGGGGCGCATCCTGGGAGGCTGGCAGCTCAACGGTATCGTGCGCATCCAGGATGGACAGTGGTTCACGCCGGTTCAACAAGCGCTCGTAAGCCCCTACGAAGACCAACCCTTCATCCAGTCGTTCATCGGCCGCTCCCATCTGCGTCCGTTCAACGGGAACCCGACGGCCCCTGTTGACCGAGTTGGTATCTCGGACGTTGATGCCTGCGTCTTCTATCGGTTGGCGCCGTGCGGCACCAGTGGGGGAGTTCCCATCCTTCGATCCAGTCCGACCGGCTTCTGGTTGTTGAACGATCTCAACCGGGGAGTGTTTACCCCGGTCACTCCAAACGATGTGCGACTGATCGTCAATGGGCCGGGAGCCGCCCAGAGATTTGGCACACCCTTTGGAACTCTGGGACGGAACACGTTCAAGGGCGACCGGTTCGAGGGTGTGGACTTGAGCATCTTCAAGAACACGCGAATTACCGAGCGCGTCTCGATTCAGTACCGGCTGAACCTCTTCAACGCGTTCAACCACCCGTTCTTCGGCATCCCCAATAGCATCTTCGTCGAGAACGCCGGACGCACGTACTTCAACTTCCAGGAAAATAGCGGAGGCCGCCGCACAATTGAGATGGCGCTGAAGCTCATCTTCTGATCGCACGATCAACTGGCTCGTGGGAGAGGCTTCGGCCTCTCTCACGAGATTTATCACTGCCGGCAATTCGCATTAAGCTATCAGATCCCCCGACTGCTTCTCCGAAGAGGGCTGGTGAAACACGCAGTGGTATGCGAAAATCCCTCAGGATCAGAAGTTCTAACAGGTCCGACATCGAGCGGCTGTCCGCGTTTCTGGATAACGGTGGTGAGTTATGACCGATTTGTTCCGAAGTGAGCGCAGGCTTTCCCTTGCTCAGGAGCGCGGACGTGAGTCTCCACGCGACATTCAGAGTGTGACGACAAGGGGCCCTCAACTACCGCAATTGATGCGGAACCGGTCAGTGGCCGGGCCACGAATCTCCCGGTGGGCTGCCGTCTCAGCCCGAATGAAATCAATAAGCGCCTGACGAATCAGAATGCCCGTCTCCGTCACGCGACGGCACTCCTTCAACATGTCATAAGACGCTCCCCCCTGCTGGAGAAAATCCGACGTCGCCAGCGTATAGACCTTTCGCGGATCAATCGGAGCCCCACTGATGAGAGCGCTTCGCACCTTTCCCTCACAGGCGATGATGGTTGCCCCCGAAAGGGCATCGGTCATTTGCTCGGTCGCTCGCTCGACGAGCCTTTCGATAACTTTTGAGACGAGGTCCCCGGGCAGATCGCACAGGACGATTTGATTCTCGAAAGGCATCACTTCGAAGATTGTACCTACAGTGATGGGTCCTTTGGGAATCGAACGCCGCAGTCCGCCCGAATTCTGAAGCGCAAGATGAACGGGTCGCCCAGCAAGCTGCTCGGCCCGCCAGCGGATGACATCGGCCACGAATGCGCCCAGCGAGCCCCCGCCCAATCCTTTATCGAGGTCTTCCGCTGCGCGACCGATGACCGTGCGCATCTCTTTCCGCAGGCGCTCGCCATAGCGGGAGACCAGTTCCTTGACTGTTTTATCCTCAGCAATGGACTGATCAATCGCCGTCTGCAACGGCTCGATCCGCACGTCTGCTGTGCGCGGTGTTTGTCCGACTGGAAGGGTTGGCCAGAAAAAGGCAAGGATCGCGCAGATCTCCACCGCCCTCAGACGGAGCTGATTTTTCCAGCTCTCCATATCCCGATCTCCCCTGCACTATCAGACCTGCTATGATCTGTCCATCGAACAATCAATCAAGCGCCCTCAGTGCCTTTGCACCACGCCGAACGAGGCATGAGTATATCACAGGATTTTTTATCGGCGCAGTCTTCTGCTATATTTAGCGCTGATGGATGAGCGAAGAGCGATTGCCGTTCCCATCGCTCACACGAGCGTCGAAAAGGTCATTGCGGCTTGTTCAGCGGCGGAGAAGGTCGCCGACTGGATTGAGCTTCGTCTTGACTATCTGGAGGAGGTGACCCGGGATTTCATCGGCTCAATCGTCCGATCATTTGCTCAATTGACGAGAAAGCC
The sequence above is drawn from the Blastocatellia bacterium genome and encodes:
- a CDS encoding 5'-nucleotidase, whose translation is MESWKNQLRLRAVEICAILAFFWPTLPVGQTPRTADVRIEPLQTAIDQSIAEDKTVKELVSRYGERLRKEMRTVIGRAAEDLDKGLGGGSLGAFVADVIRWRAEQLAGRPVHLALQNSGGLRRSIPKGPITVGTIFEVMPFENQIVLCDLPGDLVSKVIERLVERATEQMTDALSGATIIACEGKVRSALISGAPIDPRKVYTLATSDFLQQGGASYDMLKECRRVTETGILIRQALIDFIRAETAAHREIRGPATDRFRINCGS